The Spirosoma oryzicola region TGCTTTTGACGGGAGTACCGTCTTGGCGCCTTCGCCGGTATAGCCGCCCCAGATTCCGTTTACGTCCAGCGTTGGTCGAATGGATGTACGCTCGTTGGTTGAATAACCGGCTTCACCCGCTACGTCGTTTACGTCCAGATCTTGCTTATAGTCTTCCAAATTAAACGGTGCTTTTGCCAGTTCAGCACGTTCAGCTTCGCTTAAATCGGCGACGTTATCATAAAAGCCAGGAATAGTAATACGGCCCGCTTCGTCGTGCAACGAGGCAATCATATCGCACAACACATTGATCGGATTGGCAACACCACCGCCATATACGCCCGAATGAAGGTCACGGTTTGGGCCCGTTACTTCAACTTCCACGTAAGACAGACCGCGCAAGCCTGTTTCTAGCGAAGGGGTATCGTTGGCAATAATGCTTGTGTCGGAGATCAGAATCACATCTGTTTTCAGCATATCCCGATGCTCAGCGACGAACGTACCTAAATGATCAGAGCCAACTTCTTCCTCTCCCTCGATCATTACTTTCACATTACAGGGCAATCCATCCGTAGCGATCATCGCTTCGATTGCCTTGACGTGCATGTAAAACTGCCCTTTATCGTCGCAGGCACCGCGCGCGTAGATGCGCTCGTTACGGATAGTCGGTTCAAACGGTGGTGACTGCCAAAGTTCATACGGATCGGCGGGCTGAACGTCATAGTGGCCGTACACCAGGACTGTCGGCAAGGCAGGATCCACGATTTTCTCCGCATAAACGACCGGGTGGCCAGGTGTTTCGTACAAACTGGCGTTATCCAGACCGGCTGCCGCTAGTTTATCTCTAACAAATTCGGCGGCTCGCCGAACGTCTCCTTTAAATTTTGAGTCAGCCGAGACAGAAGGAATACGGAGCAACTCCAGGAGTTCATCCAGAAAGCGCTGTTTATTGGCGTCAAGATAAGTAGTCATAGTATTATGTATGATAAACAGCTGTTTATCTTAAATCATATTTTCTATAGCACACAGAAAAAGTTCGCCCCGAAGTTAAGCACATTTCGTGCAACGTCGGGGCGTTCAGTATCAACAATAAATAGGTTTCTTATTCTCCGCGCTTTTTCCGTAGCCGAATAAGCACGGTACGGTTTTCCTGACCGCGCATCAGACGCCCGATGTTTTTCTGATGAGTAAGCACAACCATCAAAAACACAACAAAGCCAAAGACGATGAGTAAAGGACTTTCTTTTTCACCAAAAACGCGAAGCAGTAATAAGACGGGAAACGCCAGAGCGGCTAAAATAGAACCTAATGATACGTATTGAGAGGCAATTACTACCAGCAGAAAAATACCGATGCAGAGGAGGGCCATTTCGGGATGAATAGCAAGGACCATTCCCAGTAATGAGGCTACACCTTTTCCGCCCTTAAAACCGGCAAATATTGGATAGAGGTGACCGATTACCGCCACTAAGCCAAATACAATCTCGAAGGTCATTATCTCGTTCTGGGTAATCACATCGAGATACCAGAGCAGATTAGCCATGATGGCGGCCGTGTATCCTTTCAATACATCGACCAGCATGACGATTGTACCAGCCCGCTTTCCCAGCACTCGGAATGTGTTTGTGGCACCAGCGTTGCCGCTACCATGCTGGCGAACATCAACACCGAAGAAACCCAGTCCATACCAAACGGCGGTCGGAATAGAACCAAGCAAATACGCTACTACTGTGGTAATACTAATAAATAAAACGTTCATTAACGCAGATTTAGTAAACGATTGTTAGCAAAGCGGATAAGCGACAAGTAGTACGAACGGCGGAATTACGGAATGTAACCTCAAAATTAGGTCATTGTTACGGAATCAACAACTTTATATGCTTTGTAACAATTTAACCGCTCAATAAATTTCTAAATGGCCCTATTTTCCACCGACTATCACTTCCCGTAAGCTTCCTTCAGTGAGATACTTGACGGCGGTTTCCATAATCTCGTCCGGAGTTACGGCTCGTAGTCGTTCAATGTATTTTGTCAAGAAATCAGCGGGCATACCGTCTAATAAAATCACTTTGTAACGATCAGCGATTTCAAAGGGTGTGTTCAATGAACCGACAAACTCACCGGCCATGAAGTTTTTTACGGTCTCCAATTCGGTTTGCGACACAGGTTCGGTTTGCAGAATCCGGATTTCCTTTTGAATCTCGTCCAGTGTCTGCTGCGTATTTTCTTTATTGACGTCCGTTCCAATCAGGAAATAACCGTCGTGCCGAAAGGATGGCATATTCGACGAGATTCCGTAGGTGAATCCTTTTTCCTCCCGGATGTTTTTCATCAGCCGTGAACCGAAATACCCTCCCAGCAATTCGTTGGTGACGAGCATTTTGAAAAAGTCAGGATGCGACCGGGTAAATAACCGACGGCCCAGCCGGATCGACGACTGAACGCTATCTGCTTTCTCGGCTAGGACTGGCTGACCATCCTCCGTGCTTAACCCAGCAACGACTGGCGGAAGGCTTTTCTCCTGAATTGGCAACTGCCCAAGCTCCCGATTGATTAACAGTATTTCGTTTTCTGACGCCTGGCCAGCCAGCAGAATCTGGTAAGGCCGGTTATGAATAACACGATCGTAAAACGCAACGATATCTTTTTGGGTAAGCTGCTCAATCGAGTCAGGACGCTGGCTACGACCATAGGGATGCTGCGGTCCGAACAGTTTTTCCCGAAACAGTACTCCGGCTAGATAAGCATTCTTCTCGTAATTGACCCGTAGATTCTGTAGCGTGATGTTTCGCAGATCGTCCAGTTCTTTCTGCGGAAACGTAGGCTCTGTCAGCAATTGACGCAGAATAGGCAATATGTTGGGCAGAAACTTGGTCAGGCAGTAGACGACAACGCTGGCTCTATCAGGCCCGCTGTTTAGTTCCAGGAAGGCACCATAGCGATCGAAGTATTCGCTGATTTGGGCAGATGAGCGATCGAGCGTTCCTTCCGATAACATTTTCAGCGTAAAAAAAGAGGTACCTGGCACTTCTTCGTACCAAGTACCGGCTTCGATAATGCACTCTATCCGAATAACGGGCTGTTGAGGAACTTCAATTAAATGGAGTGGAATACCATTATCAAGAATGTGCGTTTGAACGGATGGAAGGCGCACTTCCTGAATAGCCTGAAAGGCGGGTGACTGCGTTCTGTCAAGTACCATTTACTACCTATTGATAAAGAAAATGGCATCTCAGCTCGAAATGCCATTTCACGTAATGATTTGCGTTAAGATTGGTTTACCCATCGCAGTTCTTTACAAACGACCGGGCTTACCAATTAATAATTTGTATCGTCGCCCGCTGAGTCGTTATCATTATCAGCTCCCACGGCATTCGATCCGTTGAAGTTGAAAAGCAATGAAATACGGAACGTGTTGGCTAACGGACTTCCTTGTTTTACAGGTAGAAGATAGGAGAAATCAACCCCGAATCGCTCTTGCAGGCGCAGACCAATACCCGTTGTAAAATACTTGCGTCCTCCTTTAATATTTGATTCGCCGAAATAACCAGCCCGAACCGCAAACTGATCATTATACCAGTATTCAACACCCGTTGAAACCGTGAACTCTTTTAGCTCTTCGCTCAGACCACCGGGAGCATCGGCAAACGAACCAAATACAGCGCTAAAGTAATTCCGGTTGGGGTCTTTGCCGCGCGAAATCTGATACTGAGTCGGGCTAGTTCCCGCTACTGGGATCGGGTTGCCATTCGCATCCCGTGCGTATTCCGGTGGCGTAGGCACCATTAGTTTATTGACATCGAAGACAAAATTGAACTTGTTATACTGGTCAGCATAATAAGTCAGTGCCGTTCCCAAACGTAGATTTGTTGGAATAAAGTACTGCTCCTGGCCACCATAGTTGATACGACCACCCAGGTTGGAAAGCATACCCCCAAACGCCCAACCGATACCTCTACCCGTAGCATTGTCACGCGCTTCATTCCGATAAAATGCGCTAATGTCTGCCGCAGCGGTAGCACCTGGCTTCAAACCAGGGTTAGACGAACCCGATGCCAGGTTAGAATTCAAATATTTCAGATCAACGCCAAGCGAGAAATTTTGCGAAAGACGCTGTGAGAACGTAGCCGTAACGGCGTATTCTCGCGAGTTGAACGTACCCGCAGCTACACCCGTTGCGGTTGTAAAATTGACCGTTCCTAAATCGAAGTACATTAAAGAACCACCGATAACGGAATTTTTACCAATTTTTGAGTAGCCTGTCAAATAAGTGTAGTACATGTCTCCGATCAGGTCGCGGAGCCAGGGCGTATACGAAATGGATGCCCCCTTCGATTGCTTGGCGAAAACCAGTTTGGAAGGATTCCAGAAGATAGCATTCGCATCGGCATCACCCAATGCCACCCCAGCTTCACCCAATGCACCCGAACGAGCATCTGGCGTGAAATTAAGGAATGGAACTGCCGATGTAGGGATACTTAACTGTCCTGACAGAAGGTTTACCTGGGAAAAAGCGACGACGGGAAAGAAACTGCAAACGCCGAGAATAACACGGAAAAAGTTACGCTTCATACAAAGTGTGTTGGTCAACAACAGCGACTGGTTAAGTGAATAGGACAGTCCTGAACGGTCAAAATTACAACGATTCGTTGGATTAGAAAAAGCAGGTTACTAGAACCACAAAATCATTTCGATAAAATTAGTCGACTACTGCCACCAGTCACTGACCCATCGGCCGCTGACTGTATACGTAATCTGACTATATACAACCCATTTGGTACGGATTGGCCTGAATCAGTCGACCCATACCACGTCCCAATATCGAGCTTAGTTGGACAATCACTGCACTGGCCTGTTCGTTGATTTAGTAAACGGCCATTTTGATCGACTATTTGCCAAGTCCAGTCGAGTGGTTCACCACCTCGATTGTGTTCGACACTTATTGTTGAGTACGTCGTTACGGGGTTCGGACTAGCTTGTAAGCCCCGAAGGGCTAATGCTGGCTTACCCGAGACTACTATGCTCAACGTGCCTTCTGTTGAATTATTGTTTATATCCCACGCTTTTACCCGGACAATATACGCTCCAGGAGTAACATCCAGGAAGGTATAAACAGCCTGCCCCTGTCGACCATCACCACTGGTCGAAACATACGCGTCGTTAAGCACAACAGGCGATTGATCCCCAAGCCGAATAGTCAATTCATGGCCCAAACCAGCCCGTGCCGTATTGATTCCCTGATTATCCTGCAAGCTAATGCGAACCGTTACGTCTGGTCCAGCCACGTGAACCTGCTCCCCATCCAAGGCTCCTCCTTCAACGTGTAGCTGAACAAGGGGCGGTTGGGTGTCCAGACTATCGACTACCAGGCTTCCCCCTACCCGTAAGCTATCGTAGCTGCCAACGGCGTCAAGCAAGCTATCGGACCGGACAGCATACGCATATAACTTAGCCGTTCCCACCGTGTACGAAATATCTTTAGGCATCACGAAACGAACGGCAAACTGACCATTTTTTACGGCTACCTGTCCCGCAAACAGTGTACTTGTGTACGCTTTGAAATTCATCTTAGCGCTTTCGGTACCGAGTGTCGTTTGCGTGGTTGCTTTGTCATAGAGCGTAAGCTGTAGCGTTCCCGTAAAATTATTTAGGCGCCCCCCTCCCTGTTGAATTTCACCTGATAATTCAACGGTTTCCAACGCGCGTAGTGTGTCGGCATGATCAGCGGTAACAGTTCGTCCATTAACCTTAGTGAGCATGACCTGAGCCTGGGGGTACGCCAAACGCATGGACGGATCGCCCAATAAGGCAAAGTTGCGGTTGACAGGGCCGACCAGACTATCATTTTTTGTCAGCCTCATCACATCCCCTAATCGGGACATCTGACCATTGATCGGCGTAAAAACGAATTTGTAAAACGCCTTATTCAGAACAAGGTTCGTATTGGCATACACAGGTCGCGTTGTGGTTAACAGGCCAATTGCTCCACCCAACCGACTTAGCAGCGCTAATTCTGCCCCGGAGTTACTGGCCGGATCATCGTAGCGACCAAATTGGCAGGTAGCGGTCACAAATAAGGGAAGGCGACGGTTTTTCCACGACAAAATATCCTGAAGCGTTACAACCTGTTCATCCGCCAATGTCTCTACGCCACCATGACCGCTATAGTTGATGATCAATCGACCATCAGCAACGGCCCGATTGATTAGCTGGTTAACAATTGGCGATTTTTGTCCACTGGCCGTAGTCTCTTGCGGATACGCATCCAAAAACACGCGTTCCGGTCGGTATGAAGGAGCATTAGTTTCCGTCATGGTCGCTAATGAATTAGCATCCTGCTGATGGATGTTGTAATCACCATCGTCAGCAACGAACATAACCCGTGTTTGCCAGTCACCAGCCAGCGAAGGATCGGAGCTATAACGAATCAGCTTATCCACCACCGTTTTAGCCTCATCAGTCGACTTGACAGGCAAGCGTCCAACGCCAATGTCCATTTTGTAGTCACCTGCGTTTGTTTCAGGCCATTCGCCTTCGTTACGATCCATAAACCCAAAATAGTCGTCGGATGAGTAGCTCAGGACGGGGTGTAACGATTCGTTACTTTCGTAGACCGGCACGGTATTAGCAAGCTGACTAGCGCTGAGTAGCCGGTTTATGTTCCGATAATCGTACGTAGCATCACCAAAGAGCAACAAATAGCGCAGTTGACCGGGCGTTTTTCGGTAAAAATAGCGCACCATATCCCGAATAGCTGTCGGGTCAGGTTTTCCAGAGCCAAACTCATTATAAACCTGTTGCGTTGTGACAACCTGCACCGTCAACTGATCGTGTTCACGCCGAAACGTGGCTAATCGCTCGGCTTCGGCTCGCCATGCAGCTGATGTAACAATTAATAGATTGGGCGTAGTTAAGCTGGCAATATTTTGATTGGCAACTGAAGCCAGAGAAACCGGCGTTTTTAGCTGATTATCGGTGAATAAATAATAATCAGCGCGGTTTGCCGATACCCATCTTGCCTCGGATGCTGGCGACAGCGAGTAAGACTGACTAACTGGAACAAGTGGACTGTCTAAATTCCATACTCGTAACGTAGCTGCTGCCTGTCGAACAGCACACTGGCCAGAATCCAACTGCCGCACCCAAGTTGGCTGATCGTACTGCCGAAGCTCTCGTCGGACCTGAATGCCAATATAATTCAGATAGCCCAGTACTGAGATTGCTCTATTTTTCTGAAACGAAATCGTTACGCGTAAGGGATTTGCAACTGTCGCCGGTTTGACAGAAAAGGTATCCGTTCGGAGAATGCCCTGGTAGTCGTACTCATAGCCAGAAATGCTCGACATCAGTTGTGTCCCAACAAACTGATCGTTTAATCGCACGCGAAATTGCGTGGTAGCCGAAGCCCCGGCTACTACAGACGAGGTAATCCGAACTGGTGCACTCGCTACAATACCAGGAACATCGAAAGGAATTGTCTTAGTGGTATCGTTCGTCATGATCTCACCTAACCATTCGCGTCCTGAGCGCACAGAGGGTATTTTTACCAAATCCTGCTCATGAAACTGATAATCATCGAATGTCGTAACCGTGGCCGTACTGCTCAATGCGCCGGCTGGACGTTCAGCAATGCGTAAGCCCTGACCGCCACCGACGGTTAGGAAGTAGAACGTTGTATCGGTGTAGGGATTAATCTGGTGTTTGAAGCGTCGGGCAAGCGAGTCATACCGAACGACATGTGGACTTTGCCCAAAAAATAACAAAGCATCTCCCGCGTCAAATCGTCCATCGGCTTCGCCATTCACGAGTATGGCATTTTCTAGAAGATCAGATGCACGTTGGGCAGCATTTGGCTGGGGCAATACCGCGCCACCGTTTCCATACAGCCTTAACGTACGGGGATCAGCGCTAGCGAAGGCAGGATTTATGCGGGCTAATGTTGCCTGATCTAACCGGTAAACGCCGGATTCTACAACGCCAATCTTGATCCAGGTTCCTTCCTTCAGAACCGACTGAGCGTGAACGTTCGGCAAACTAGCAATCGATAGCCAGACCGTTAGACTAATGATCCACTTAACCGAGTTTGTACAAGACTCTCGTGTACCATTTACCCAATAAGTATCGATCGTGAACCGCTTAGTATTGTTCCACCCATGCATGAGCTAAAATTGCGTATGACTTTCCTGTCGATACTTCTTTACAAACGATACGAGTTCGACGTAACGTGCCCCGCACAAAGGTCTTTTTATCAAATTGAAACGATTCTCCCTCCGGCACATCGCGTAACAGCGTTCGATTGTGGCTAATGCCGCTCAGGGATACCTTATCGACTTTGCGCAAAGCAGTCATTAGAGCCGGGTTTGCATATGTAGTAGCGGCTGGCCTGATCATGTATCGTTGAAGTGGATAAAGAATATCCACGGGAAAGACAGCTTCGGTCATGAGCGGTTGTATAAGCCGCTGAAAAGCTATCTGCCAAGCTTTCCCGTGTGGTTGAACCCGCCTTCGGTAGGCACGATTTACCTCAGCATGAGCCACCTCATGGACATACGTAATCAGGAAAGCGTACGAATTCAAGTCTGCGTTTACCGTAATCTGCGTTTTGCCATCAGGAAAAACGCGAAAATCACCCAGACGAGTCCGGCGTGGTTTTACCACTCGAAAATCGAACTTGTATTGCTGCCACAGCTGGCGACAGTAGCCATCTGTTCCTAGCGGAAAATAGGTAGTAAAAACGTCGGACAAGGTCAAAATGAAAAAAGCCTTATAAAAATAAGGCTTTTTAATTCGATAAGGAAGTCAACGAATTACTTCGCGCTGTCACTAGCCATTGTCGAAGCTGAATCCGTCGTCATAGACGAATCGGTAGCCATCGTGGTCGTGTCAGTCGACATCGTAGAGGTAGACTCAGTTGTAGTTTCTTCCGTTTTTGGTTTGCTTTGGCAAGCAGCGAAAGTTAACATGCTGCCTACAAATAAGAGAGCGAATACTTTTTTCATTGTCCTTGAATGATCTTTGAGATTTGCACTGCAAATATACTTTTTTTCTTAGTAATGCAAACTTTACTCTTCTTAGAATCTCTCAGCGGGAAGAAACCGAAGAAAAGTCCAATTGTCAATTATACATTTCAAAGACTTGTGTGAATAAGCAACGGACTTAAACCTTCTCTTTCTCTCGCTGTGAACGTAGCCGGATCTTATCATACATGCCGGTACTACGAAACGTAAGCAGTTTATGACCAAAATAATTTGCCATGAAGCTCATGCCCATGCCGACAACGTGAGAGCCTTTCTCACGCCAAAGCTCGGGGGCCTTCGGAAACAAAGGATTGGCAAACCACTCCAAGGTGTATTTAGACACGTACACCTGGACGACAAGCGCTACCAAAGCAATAAATAAAAACTTTACAATTTCGCGGCCCGTATTGCCGGTCTTAGCTGCCGAGAAAGCAAAAAGCTTTGTGGGGATAAACGTTAGAACGGTAGCAGTAAGATAGCCCCAGAGAACACTCGTCGCGTAGTCGAAGTAATTACGGTAAAAAATCTGGCTTATAAAGTTGATGGACGCTCCGAGCAAAGCCGTCAGAAAGAACGAAAAAATATTCTTGAATTCTGTAGGTTTCGGCTGTTCTATACTGCTCACGTTCACGTTCTGGCCAGGAAAAAGACAGTTGATTTGTCTGGTGATTTATCGTTAAAAGTACGACTTTGACGCCAAACGTGGTCCAAAGCGAACGCTTTTACTTAGGCTATGGGATTAAATAGTTGGTTACTAGTTAGAAAAGACCTTCTAACAAACCTGGAGCAATTCCCAGCCCAATTGTTAAAATAGTGGCTGCGAGTAGCACGTATTGGTAAAATGGAGCTACCCGAATCGGCTCAGTCGCGCCCTCCCGGAAGTACATGGCAATGATAACCCGGAAGTAATAGTAAATACCAACGGCAGACATCAACACCGCTACTACCAATAACCAGATTTGTCCTCTTTCAACGGCTGTTGAGAACATATAAAATTTCCCCCAAAAACCGGCAGTTAATGGAATACCCGCCAGCGACAGCATTGAAACAGCCATTGCAAAGCCCAAGAGCGGATTTTGACGAGCGAGCCCATTGAATGCGTCAAAGTTTTCGCTCGTTACACCCTCACCCGAAAACGTCTGTGTGCTGCGCTGTTGAGCAACCAGCAGTAGAACGCCAAACGCCGAGATGGTAGCCACTGAGTAAGCCAGCGAGTAAAACACGATAGCCTGTTTAGTTTGTGTGCCTAAAGCCGCTAAGCCCAGCAACAGATACCCCGCATGCGAGATGCTCGAATACGACATCATGCGCTTAAAGCTGTTCTGGTAGACGGCTGTTATGTTGCCCGCAACCAGCGTTATAGCCGTGATGATTGCCAAAATGGTCCACCAGAAAGAGTAAACACCGACAAACGACACGGACAACAGCCGGAAAAGAGCGGCAAAACCTGCCGTCTTAACAACGGTTGACATAAACGCAGTGAAAATGGTAGGTGCGCCGTCGTACACATCGGGCGTCCAGAAATGGAACGGTGCAGCCGAAACTTTAAACAACAGGCCGATCAAGAGCATGAGCAGCCCCACGTACAGCAGCAAAGAAAGACCCATCTGCGCGTTAGCCGCGTAACCTCGGATACCAGCTAAGGTAAACGAACCAGTTGCTCCGTATAACAGCGCAATGCCAAACAGCAGGATACCCGTTGTAAATGCACCCATCAGGAAGTACTTCAGCGCGGCTTCGTTGGAACGCAGGTTGCGCTTGTCACTACCGGTAAGCACGTACATGGCAACAGATAAAATCTCGACACCGACAAACAGCATGATCAGGTTTTCGAACCCAACCATCATGATCGCACCAACCAGCGAAAACAATATAATACTGTAATATTCAGCCGGTTGCGCTGACTCATCATCCATAAATTTGCTTGACAGAGCTACCACCATAAAGGCTGACCCGAGTATAATGGCCGTTAAGACCATAGTCAGGTTGTTGGTCCGTAGCATGTCGTTGAAGTACAGGTATGTCTTGTTCCAATCAAGGAAGTTAACGACTAACGCCAGCGACAGGAAGAGCAGCGTTGCAGGTAATAGCACCGTCTTTGACTTAAGAAAGCCAAGGAACAGAAGTACAATGCCAAAAACCGATAACAGAACGATGGGAAGCATATTTGTCTGATTTTCCGTTTTCAGTTGACCAGTGCGTACTGTGAGGCATTACCTGATTAACCGAAAGCTTTTCTGTGTTTATTTCAAGGAAACCGCCGTTGTACCGATGTACTTCATCAGATTAGCGACAGCCGGTTCAGTTACTTTTAAAAACGTATGAGGATAAATGCCAATCCAGAATACCATGACGACAAGGGGGATAAACACCCAGCTTTCGGAGCTAGTCAAGTCGGCAAATGATTCGGTACGGGAAGAGGTTGGACCAAACATGCTTTTCTGGAACATCCGCAGCATATATACCGCACCAAAAATAATGGTAAACCCTGCGGCTAGACCCAGGTAGTGGTTATACGTGAAGACACCGTGCAGCAACAGGAACTCGCCCACAAAGCCATTGGTCAGCGGTAGGGCAACGGAGCCAAGCAGCATAACCATGAAGAAAACGGTCAGCTTCGGCGTTGTGCGGGTAATACCTCCCAGTTGATCGAGCTGACGGGTATTGGTCCGTGAGAAGATCACGTCAGCCACGAAGAACATACCGACAACATTGATGCCGTGCGCCAACATTTGCACCAGAGCCCCCTGCATACCGGTTTCGGTCTGCGAAAAAACACCAGCCGCCATTAGTCCCACGTGTGAGAACGACGAATAAGCAATCAGTCGTTTCATATCTCGCTGACGAATGGCAATGATCGATCCGTAAAGAATGCCGATTACCGATAGGATAATTGCTGTTTTCCCCCAGGTTTCGACACCGAGTGGTACCACAGGAAGGATGAATCGGATTAGACCATATACCCCCATCTTGAGCATAATACCGGCTAGCAGCATTGTTGCTGGAGTTGGCGACTCGACATACGTATCAGGCTGCCACGTATGAAAGGGGAAAATGGGCATCTTAATGGCAAACGCAATAAAGAACGCCCAGAATACCCAGTTTTGCGCTTCGGGCGTCAGCTTAAGCTTGTAAAAGTCTACGATAGCCGAAGAGTGAGGAGCGGTAGCCGTTGCGGGTGTTTGGTAATACAGGTACACCAGCGCAAGCAGCATGAATAAGCTACCAAAAATCGTGTAGACAAAGAATTTGAAGGTAACAGGAATACGGTTTTCTCCGCCCCACATCGCGGCCAGAAAATAGATCGGAATTAGGGCTGCTTCAAAAAACAGGTAGAACAGGAAGCCGTCGCGGGCGGTAAACACACCCACCAAAGCAGCCTGCATATAAAGCATCAGAGCGTAAAATAAATTAGGCCGCTCATAGCTCCGGTCAAACGTAGAAAGTACAATAAATGGTACGATCAAGCCAGTCAATAACACCAGCAGGACACTGATTCCATCGATACCGGCGCTAAACCGAATACCTAACGAACCAATCCAGGGATAATCGAATCCAAACTGTGAGGTAGAATCCGGCTGGAACCTTGAGAAAGCAAAGCCTGCTACTGCTAATTCAATCAATGCAGCAACCAACGCTACTTGTTTTACCCGCTCTCCCTGAAGCAACAAAATCAACGTAGCAGCGACGACCGGGAAAAGAATCAGGAATAGTGTAAGCATATAATGAGTGTCGATGGGCGATTACGAGTACTCGTAATTCGTTGTAGCTAACTAAAACCGAATGAAAAACCGCAGCGCAAAAATGGCGGCAATGCTTAACACCATGGCGAACACGTAGAAACTGATGGAGCCATTCTGGAGAAGCCGAAGTTGGGCTGAACTCTGACGAACCAGCCAGGCAACCCCATTGACAATACCGTCAATAAGTCCTTCACCGAAGCTGTAGAGGGCATCTCCCAGACCACGAATGGGCCGTACAATAATCGTTTCGTACAGTTCGTCTACGTAGTATTTATTGTACACAACCTGTTCAGGCAAAGAGCGTTCTGCACTATCAGGAGCAGGAACCGCCCCACGGCTGATGTAGGTGACGTATGCGATCACCAAAGCGAGTAAAGCAACACCTGCCGAAACCGCCATCAGGATATATTCGGTACTATGCTCGATTGTCGATTCGGCAAATGCTTCTGGATTTACCTGACGCGACCCTTCAAACAGCGGAGCCATGAAATCACCAAGCCAGCCCGAACCCGGCAGGTTCAAACCACCGCCAATGGCCGATAAAATAGCCAGAACAACTAGCGGAGCAGTCA contains the following coding sequences:
- the porU gene encoding type IX secretion system sortase PorU, which translates into the protein MPNVHAQSVLKEGTWIKIGVVESGVYRLDQATLARINPAFASADPRTLRLYGNGGAVLPQPNAAQRASDLLENAILVNGEADGRFDAGDALLFFGQSPHVVRYDSLARRFKHQINPYTDTTFYFLTVGGGQGLRIAERPAGALSSTATVTTFDDYQFHEQDLVKIPSVRSGREWLGEIMTNDTTKTIPFDVPGIVASAPVRITSSVVAGASATTQFRVRLNDQFVGTQLMSSISGYEYDYQGILRTDTFSVKPATVANPLRVTISFQKNRAISVLGYLNYIGIQVRRELRQYDQPTWVRQLDSGQCAVRQAAATLRVWNLDSPLVPVSQSYSLSPASEARWVSANRADYYLFTDNQLKTPVSLASVANQNIASLTTPNLLIVTSAAWRAEAERLATFRREHDQLTVQVVTTQQVYNEFGSGKPDPTAIRDMVRYFYRKTPGQLRYLLLFGDATYDYRNINRLLSASQLANTVPVYESNESLHPVLSYSSDDYFGFMDRNEGEWPETNAGDYKMDIGVGRLPVKSTDEAKTVVDKLIRYSSDPSLAGDWQTRVMFVADDGDYNIHQQDANSLATMTETNAPSYRPERVFLDAYPQETTASGQKSPIVNQLINRAVADGRLIINYSGHGGVETLADEQVVTLQDILSWKNRRLPLFVTATCQFGRYDDPASNSGAELALLSRLGGAIGLLTTTRPVYANTNLVLNKAFYKFVFTPINGQMSRLGDVMRLTKNDSLVGPVNRNFALLGDPSMRLAYPQAQVMLTKVNGRTVTADHADTLRALETVELSGEIQQGGGRLNNFTGTLQLTLYDKATTQTTLGTESAKMNFKAYTSTLFAGQVAVKNGQFAVRFVMPKDISYTVGTAKLYAYAVRSDSLLDAVGSYDSLRVGGSLVVDSLDTQPPLVQLHVEGGALDGEQVHVAGPDVTVRISLQDNQGINTARAGLGHELTIRLGDQSPVVLNDAYVSTSGDGRQGQAVYTFLDVTPGAYIVRVKAWDINNNSTEGTLSIVVSGKPALALRGLQASPNPVTTYSTISVEHNRGGEPLDWTWQIVDQNGRLLNQRTGQCSDCPTKLDIGTWYGSTDSGQSVPNGLYIVRLRIQSAADGSVTGGSSRLILSK
- a CDS encoding sprT domain-containing protein, giving the protein MSDVFTTYFPLGTDGYCRQLWQQYKFDFRVVKPRRTRLGDFRVFPDGKTQITVNADLNSYAFLITYVHEVAHAEVNRAYRRRVQPHGKAWQIAFQRLIQPLMTEAVFPVDILYPLQRYMIRPAATTYANPALMTALRKVDKVSLSGISHNRTLLRDVPEGESFQFDKKTFVRGTLRRTRIVCKEVSTGKSYAILAHAWVEQY
- a CDS encoding GtrA family protein, which translates into the protein MNVSSIEQPKPTEFKNIFSFFLTALLGASINFISQIFYRNYFDYATSVLWGYLTATVLTFIPTKLFAFSAAKTGNTGREIVKFLFIALVALVVQVYVSKYTLEWFANPLFPKAPELWREKGSHVVGMGMSFMANYFGHKLLTFRSTGMYDKIRLRSQREKEKV
- a CDS encoding NADH-quinone oxidoreductase subunit N — its product is MLPIVLLSVFGIVLLFLGFLKSKTVLLPATLLFLSLALVVNFLDWNKTYLYFNDMLRTNNLTMVLTAIILGSAFMVVALSSKFMDDESAQPAEYYSIILFSLVGAIMMVGFENLIMLFVGVEILSVAMYVLTGSDKRNLRSNEAALKYFLMGAFTTGILLFGIALLYGATGSFTLAGIRGYAANAQMGLSLLLYVGLLMLLIGLLFKVSAAPFHFWTPDVYDGAPTIFTAFMSTVVKTAGFAALFRLLSVSFVGVYSFWWTILAIITAITLVAGNITAVYQNSFKRMMSYSSISHAGYLLLGLAALGTQTKQAIVFYSLAYSVATISAFGVLLLVAQQRSTQTFSGEGVTSENFDAFNGLARQNPLLGFAMAVSMLSLAGIPLTAGFWGKFYMFSTAVERGQIWLLVVAVLMSAVGIYYYFRVIIAMYFREGATEPIRVAPFYQYVLLAATILTIGLGIAPGLLEGLF
- a CDS encoding complex I subunit 4 family protein, giving the protein MLTLFLILFPVVAATLILLLQGERVKQVALVAALIELAVAGFAFSRFQPDSTSQFGFDYPWIGSLGIRFSAGIDGISVLLVLLTGLIVPFIVLSTFDRSYERPNLFYALMLYMQAALVGVFTARDGFLFYLFFEAALIPIYFLAAMWGGENRIPVTFKFFVYTIFGSLFMLLALVYLYYQTPATATAPHSSAIVDFYKLKLTPEAQNWVFWAFFIAFAIKMPIFPFHTWQPDTYVESPTPATMLLAGIMLKMGVYGLIRFILPVVPLGVETWGKTAIILSVIGILYGSIIAIRQRDMKRLIAYSSFSHVGLMAAGVFSQTETGMQGALVQMLAHGINVVGMFFVADVIFSRTNTRQLDQLGGITRTTPKLTVFFMVMLLGSVALPLTNGFVGEFLLLHGVFTYNHYLGLAAGFTIIFGAVYMLRMFQKSMFGPTSSRTESFADLTSSESWVFIPLVVMVFWIGIYPHTFLKVTEPAVANLMKYIGTTAVSLK